The following nucleotide sequence is from Capricornis sumatraensis isolate serow.1 chromosome 5, serow.2, whole genome shotgun sequence.
CTGGGTGCTCTGGAAAGACCCAGTTGTCTGCTGAGCTGGGCCAGGGGGCCCAGGGCTTAGGGCATGCCTGTCTCCCTTCAGGCTGATCATCTCCAAGAAGGAGCGCATGCTTCAGAAGGGTTCTGGCTTCCACCTGGACCTGCTGCTCATCGTGGCCATGGGCGGCATCTGTGCCCTCTTCGGCTTGCCCTGGTTGGCTGCCGCCACTGTCCGCTCTGTCACACACGCCAACGCGCTCACGGTCATGAGCAAGGCAGTGGCGCCTGGGGACAAGCCCAAGATCCAGGAGGTCAAGGAGCAGCGGGTGACAGGGCTGCTGGTGGCCCTGCTCGTGGGTATGTTCgcctctcccccctccccggCCTTCCCGGAGGGGTCGCGTGGCCGTGGCTGCTGTGGGTGGAGGGGTGGAGCGCCCCCGGGCCAGCTGTTCCTCCCCCTTGCCCCGCAGGTCTCTCCTTGGTCATCGGGGATCTGCTCCGGCAGATCCCCCTGGCCGTGCTCTTTGGGATTTTCCTGTACATGGGCGTGACCTCCCTGAACGGCATCCAGTTCTATGAGCGGCTGCACCTGCTGCTCATGCCACCCAAACACCACCCAGACGTCACCTACGTCAAGAAGGTGAGACCCGGCTGGGAAGGGCCCCACACCTCTCCCCCCGCCACCCAGTCTGTGTGGGTCACCCTCCGGCCCCCCATGTGTCCACTCTGGCCAGCTACCATTCAGCCTATGCAGACCTGGCTCCTGTAAGCACCCAGGCAGGCACTTCCACCTGCCCCTGCGGAGGGGAGAGGGACGGTCATCCTCTGGTCGTGGCAGGCCCGGATGGCCCTCTGGGGCCCCGGCTCACCCTTTTCATCCTGCATCACTCCGCCCCCAGGTCCGGACCCTGCGTATGCACCTGTTCACCGCCCTGCAGCTGCTCTGCCTGGCCGTGCTCTGGGCTGTCATGTCCACCGCAGCCTCCCTGGCCTTCCCCTTCATCCTCATCCTCACGGTGCCGCTCCGCATGGTGGTGCTGACCCGCATCTTCACCGAGCGGGAGATGAAATACGTAAGGCCTGCGCTCCTCCCCAGCCTCGCCCAGCCCCCCACGTGGTCTTGCTGGGAGGTCACCTAccttcctctgtcctctcccaCAGCTGGATGCTAACGAGGCAGAACCCGTGTTTGATGAGCGGGAGGGTGTGGACGAGTACAATGAGATGCCCATGCCTGTGTAACTGCTGCCTGGACGGACAGCCAAGGGATGGACGGACAGAGGGaacgggctggggtgggggggtgctctccccatcctcctccctcatttttatttaatgaataatttaaggccctccccccacccccagcagtaAAGTGCTTTGGCCCCCACCTATCCCtggtcttctgtgtgtgtgttggtgtcaGCGGGTGTGAATGGGAAACACGTGGGGGAACCCAACCCACCCGTCCCAGAAACAAAGCGTGCGATGGGGAAGGAAAGGGACTTTAATGACAAGTCAGAGGGAAGCAAAGTGCAAATTGTCCACCTCCACGAGGGGGCCATCCTGAGCCCGTGTGCACCCCTCACCCCCCTTCAGGTCCCCAGTGGAGGCCCAGGGCCTGGAGCTTCTGCCTCAGGTAGCTCTTGAGCTGGGGCAGGCCTCTCTGGGACTCCAGTTCTTCAAAGGGTAGCTGCAGGGCGGAGGACAGAGTTCGTCATCCTTGTGGGCTGGGGAGCTGGCAGCCCGGTCAGAGTGGGGGCGTGGTGGGagcgggggcggcggggcggggcgtgggatagagggtggggctgggggcggggcctcaCCGGCAGAAGCTGATAGCCCATCAGGCCCAGGTGCCGCTCCCGCAGGGCTCGGGAGCCCAGCAGCACTCGGCCGTCCCGACAGAAGTGCCAGCGCTCCCGCAGCATCAGCACCACCCTGGAGAGGAAGGGACTGAGGCTCAGGCGCTATGCGCGGGGGCCGGGGAGGCTCTCCCAGGCTCCCGCCTTACCTTTGGGCAGGGTCCCGGGTGGCACGGGGACAGGACCTGGGAGGGTACGGCAGGAAGGGGTCTTGGGCTCTCACGGGCAGCACCGAGCCGCAGCTGCTGACACACAGCAGGAAGTCTGCGGGGCCGGGAGAGAAAGAGCCACTGGCTTCCGGCGGAGGCTCTGCTTCCCGGGGGCTGGCCGGCCCACCCGGAGCTCACCTGTGCTGTAGCCTGGAGGCACGGTCAGGTCCTGCCGGTATTTCTCCTCCCCCAGCAGCTGGCGCAGCCCCTCTGCTACTATGTCTTTGTGACTGAGGGAAGAGGAGCCAGGCTCAGAAGAGGCCCCAGGGCACTCTTTATAGCTTGGTCCCACCTACTTCCACCCCCAGGCTGGGAAATGGCCTTTGGGGCTTAGCTTTCTGGTGACCCGGAGCACAGCAGCATAGACAGCTCAGGGTCCTCCAGGCCTGTCTACCCGGGTGTTCCTTGCCAGCTGACACCTTCCCTCCCCAGCTGCCCACCAACCTGTACTTGCAGCGGGTGCGGTCAGTGATGAGTGGCTGGGGGAAGATGGGCACTTGCTGCCTTCGGGGAAGGCGGGCACCCCGATATCCTGGGAGCTCCAGCTCCACCGCCGTGTCTAGCAGGGAGAGGTAGCGCCGCACGATCAGGGCGTGAGGGGTGCCTGTGGGGAAAGCAGGACGAGGCTTACTGGGATGCAGACCCTCACTCCTGCTTTCCCTGGCCCCCCGGCCCTCCAGGACACAGCCAGCCCCCCAAGTCTGCGCACCACTGACATGGTTGATGAAACCAGGGGAAAAGACAAAGTGCAGGGCTCGGAAGGGCAGGCACCGCAGCTGACACAGTGACATCAAAATGTTGACAGTTGCCAGGGGGGCCACCCCTGCTTCCCGAGCCAGGATCCTCTCAAGGCAGGGCATAAACTGCTGCTCCAGAGGCACGTAGTTCAGCCGCCCAAAGGGTAGGACCAACTTCTGTACCACCTGTGGGGCAAAGAGCAGCCCATCACCCAGGGGGAAGTTTCTCTGGTCTTCTTTACAAGCTGAACCTCAGGAAGACTTGGCCTGCAAGCTTATGACATCAGTCACTGGAAAGGCAGGACAGTCCCTCTACAGCACAGATGCTCAATAGCATAAGCACTGCTCAAGTCCCATGTCAGTCTCCAAACAAGCAGAGACATGGCTGCGGGTTCTGGCCCTGAAGACTTGGTGGAGTGGGATCGACCAAGCTAAGACAGTGGCTAAGGATGTCTGGAGAAGTGCAGAGAACCAGGTGTACCTGGTGGGGAGTTGGACAAGCCAGTGGGGGTTTGAGCCAAGGTTGGTACCCCAGGGGAGAGGCCAGAGAGCCTAGGTAGGTGGTCTGCTGCAGCAAGCAGCAGTCAGTCAAGTGGACAAGATGAGGGGGGTGGGAGCTAGGCCTGCTGGGATGTCTGAGGGCCACTAGGAGAGCAGCTTGGGAAGCTGAGGCAATCCCACCTTGCTATTGAGCTGGGCttcctgaaccaccaggaagtggGCAATGGCTTCCAGAAGCTGGGGCTCCCTCAACCGGTGGCGGGCCAAGTGCTGCGCTAGGAGCACCATCACGTGGGGAGTCAGTTCCTCAGGCCTGGCCTCTGTGAAGAACAGCTTATCACGCTGGACCCTCAGGCCAGACCCGGGTGAGATTCCAGCAGATACTGCCTGCCTCCACCCCCCCATCACCTGTCCCCCGCTCTGACACCTGCCAGGCTGCGGATGAGGTGCTGCTGAGGACGCCGCTGGAAACGGGGACAGCTTAGAGCGGCTTCCAACCTTTGCCCACCTCGAAGGATAGGCGGCAGAGGGGGCGGTGGCTTCGGAGGGAGGCGGAACCTTCGCTCCTGCTCCAGGGCGCACATCAGGGGCCCATCTGATGGGAAGCCTGAGAGGCAGAGGGTcaaaggaggcagggaaggagctGCTCTGCTCTTCTGCAATCCTGCAGTTTTAGTTAGTGAATCCTCAGTCCTTCTCATCTCTGTTTTCTGGGCTGGAAGATCTGCTACAGAGCACGCGGAAACACCAGAGAAATAGGAGCTACCACGTGAATAAAGTTATCACAACCGTCTGTGGGAAAGGCCTTATACAAAGAAGGCAGTAAGATCTCATCTCTTGCCAATGATGATCAATTGCAGTGGCTCCCTAGGGCACTGTATTAGAAgagacctggtggctcagtggtaaagaatctgcctggcaatgcacaggttcgatccctgggtctggaagatcccctagagaaggaaatggcaacccactccagtattgggtTGAGGacttggtgggctatggttcattgGATCGcagaagagccagacacgacttagcgactaaacaacaaaaaaggggGTGGCACCCTAACCTAAGCTGCAACTCATGCTGCTTGACTCGTGATGACTGTCGTGGATACCGCAGAGCAGCAGCAAGTGTGGCATCACTCAGCAAGTGTGCCATTCCTGGCAAAGCTTGAGGTGGGTTCTGTCAGTGATCTCAGGTGGGTCTGCTATGGTTTCTCTATCCTTCTATtgacacccacccacccatagACACCGTCCTCACCCAATAAGGCTGCAAGGTGCAGACACACGTGGATGGTGTGAATGTCAAAGGAGGGGCAGTTTCGGATGATGAGCTGACTCAAGTCCTGCAGTGTGGCCTGCTCCACAGGAGGGGGCTGCGGCAGAGACCCCAAGAGCTGGCTCAGACGACGAAGCGCCACAGGGTAGTGGTGGGCACGCACTTTGGTGGGGTTCTGCCCCAGCCAGCGTAGCAGCTCCCCAGGGCTCCTCGCCTGTTCCAGAAGCCGCTGCAATCCCTGCACAGGGCCTGCATGGGGGCCTCCTCCAGGAGGCCGGTGGTCTCCCCATTTGTTGGGTCCCAGACAGCAGGGCTGTACTGGTGGGAGCAGCAGCAAGCCAGACAGACGAGCACTGGAggcctgggcagagagcaggacTCGAAGCATGGAGTTGGGTGCTGGAGACCCTGAGGGGTGGCCCAAAAAAGGGAGTGAGGTATTCTCCAAAGGGGAGAAAGACCAACTCTCTATTCCTCACCTCGCTTCCCATCCAGAGGAGTCTGGGGACAGAGCAACCCGTACTCTCTTCACCCTTCTTTGTGACTGCTCTGGTCCTCTTCCCCAACCCGCCCCTCTCTGACTCCTTCCAACCTTTGCGAGAGCAATCGGAATCCTTCAGAGTTCTCGCGGAGGAATTTTTACAGAGCAATTCCACATGCATCATCTCCTCCGATCCTCCTCTGACACGCCCgtgaggaggcaggcaggggctggtACTATCTCGATTTCACAGGTGGAGGGACCAAGGCCCAGGGAGGCGAGGGGGTTAAGGCAAGCCCCGAGGTCCCGAATCTGGTTAGTGGTCGCGCCCAGCCTGGAACCCAGCTCGCCCGACAGATacgctcccccccacccccgaccaccTCCCCCTCCCGCAGGAGGCGGCGGCGGTACCGGAGGGTGGAGCGCGGGCTCCATGGTCCTGGGTTCCATGCTGGGCGCTCCCACTTACCAGCtgcgtgaccttggacaagtggcTTCGGTCTCCCTGCCCAAGCCTTCTCGCCTGTGAAACAAGAACGCAGGGCCCACCTCGGAGGGCGCCCGTGGAGCCCGCGGGCGCGGCCTGCGCTACGGCGCGGAGTCGGCGGTGTCAGGGGggcccccccacacacccccacccgcGGCCCGGGGGGAATGCCAGGAGACCGTGGTCGCGGTCGCCAACACCAACTCCCGCCGCCCTTCCCCGCGGCCCGCCCCGCAGGCGCCACCCCTACATGACTCCCCAGGCCCCGCGCAGGTCGCTCCCTCGGTCGGTCTCGGGGCCCGGGAGCCGGGCTCCCCCCGCGGCCTCCTCATCAGGGGGCCACTGAGTCCTCCATCTTCCCGGCAGCCCCCGAACCGCGCGGCCCGGACGCCAATCGCCACGCCAAGTAGGTCCTCCGCCAGCAAAGACGTGGCTCCCGGCAGGCCCCGCGCGCCAGGGCgccgcgcgccccgccccctgcTTCCGGGAAGCTGCGCGCGCGCggcgccggggcggggcggggccataGGACTGGGGGGGGTAGGGGCGGGGCAGAGGCGGGGCTAAAAGGCTGGGGGATGAGATTGGGGTGCAGAGGGGAGTGAGCAGCGGTTGGCCTGGGCGGGCAGGGCAGGGTAGGGCGAAGCATCTGGCCCACCCCTTTTCtcccagtagggcagagctccccGTAGACCCCCTCCTCCGCGACCCACACACGCAGACACTAGGCCAAGAATGAAAACTTCACAGTTATTTAATCTGCACGTGTTCCAGAAAGCCCCCTCCACCCATCCCGactccccttctccagcccttcCCAGTCCTCGGGCCCCCAAACCAGCCAAGGAGCGATCCGGGACTAAGAGGTGCCCAGGTCCTCAGGCTGAGCCCTAAGGGCCCAGGGGCGTGGCCCCGCTCTCTCCAGGGCCAAGGCAACGACAGCAGCTGTCTGACTCGGGGTAGCCCACTGTCAGGGGGCGCCGAGGCCCAGCTGCCCCGGGAGGTGGCCCAGAGCCATGAAGGTCACAGGGAGGGGCTTCCGCCGCCCCTCGGAGTGCTCTGCCGCGCAGCGCTGGGCTCCAGGGTAGTGGGAAGAGGCAGGTCGGAGAGGTGGGCCTGGGCAGACAGCAGCTCCCACCTTGTCGTGGCGAGCAAGGTCCCGAGAGGCCGGTGGCATGGCCAAGAGCCCGTGGAGGCACTACGGGCGGTACATGGCAAAGGCCAGGAGGCTGAGGAGCAGGGTGAAGCCGGCCAGACCCAGAGTGGCAGTCAGGGGAAAGAAGGGCCGGTACTGGATCTGGCAGTACcatagcagaagcagcagcagaaggagcAGGGGCAGCAGCAGGCTGCCTACTTCCAGCCCTGAGGGGCCTGGCTCGGACCCCGGTGGGCAGGGCGGGAGGGGGGGACCCACCCGTGTGGACACGTGGCAGTGGAGGACACAGTTGGGAGGGAGGTGAAGGCTGCCCAGGGTCTGGGTGTCGTCTCCTAGTAGCTGCCCTTGGTAGATGAGTCGCACGTGCTGTTCCCGGCCGGGAAACTGGGTCCTGAGGAGAGAGGGACCTGGGTAATAGAGCGAGTCTCAGGCACTCCTGGCCCCTGGTCCGGAACAACTCTCCTACCCTCACCTCTGGCctccacagtgtgtgtgtgtggggcccTCCTGCTTCAGGGGAGCAATACAGTGTGTGACtaggggcctcagtttcctcatctataagagGATCTCCGGGATCTCTGCTGGCCCTTCTAGGACTGTGATCATCCCCGCCCTACTCTTTAGCACTTGCTTCCTGTCATCCTCCCGGCTTACCTTTTCAGGGAGCCAATGGTGTCGTGGGGCCAGGCTCTGGCCACCTGCTCAGAATCGTTGAGGAATTTCAGCCGAAGTACGAGGGGCTCCTGGGGGGAGTCCGGAGGTGGCGGCGTTGCTGCGAGCCCCACGCCGGGTTCTGGTGGTGCCGCCTGACCTCGGTGTCTCAGGCCGGGGGTCTCAGCTCCTGGGGCCTCCCCTCTGATGCTGTCCATGACCGCCATGGCTTCGCTGGGCTGCGCTGGTGTTGGGGTCCCTGACGGCTGGGGCAGTGGATCGGCGCCCTCGGCAGTGTGCGTTGAGACCCAGGCGAGAGCCAGCACCAGAAGGCAGGCAAGCACCGAGAAAAGGATGGTCACCTCATCACCTACCCCTTCGATCAGGGCCATGGCACCTGCCTTGCCTGCCACGCTACCGGGCTGGAGAGGCACAAAGAACCCATGAGGGGCTGGCTCACCCACCAAGAGCCCTCTGAACTTCAGGGGGCCCCTGACCCCATCCCACCACAACTCTCCCACAGTCCTCATTCCGCCCAGTTATCCCAGCCCTACCCTGGGACATACACTGCTCTGACACCTGGCCACCCCAAACTTGCCCTACATACCCCTTCCCAACACCAGATCACAAGTCCTAATTTTCTGTAACCTAAATTTCAGGTCTTTAAGCAGTTCCACAATTCACCCAAACCCTATTCCGAAGTCAGAGCTTTGACCTTCTAACCAACCTCTCCCTTAAATTCAGCCCCTATCAAACCACCCCAAAGCTTACCTATTCTCCCCATTTAGGTCATCTCAAAGTTTATCTATTCCTTTGCCTATTTCACGGCAAAGCCTATCTATTAATACTGCTTCATCGCTAAAGTTTCTCCAAGGGGGTAGAAAAAAGGTCTCTACGCACACGCACAACGCCCCCTTACCATTCAGCCAACCCCCATCCGCGGCACAGGACAGCTTCCCAAGGCTTCCCCAGGCCAAATGTCAAACTGCTTCCCTTTGGCAAACTGGAACCTCCGAGggttcccacccccaaccctagCCCCCACCCCAACTCGGCCCCCCTGGTCCACTCAAACCCCACCCAAGGCGTCCCGACCCCGCGCCTCCCCTGGGAAACCTCTCCAAACCCAGCCTGCTGCAAGACCCCAGATCTCGCCCGGGAACCCAAGACtttgccctccccacctccatcctccaCCACCCTTCGCATCTTCCCGCCGCCCGCCCCCACACCGCGAGTGGCTGGCGGGCGCGAGAGATCCCGGGGCGGGGCCAGCCGGGCCAGCTGCTGGGGCAGCGGGGTGGTGCGGCCACGGCGCAGGGACTCACCTCCAGGATCCGCCAGCTCCATAGCGGACCCTCGGGCACTTCCGGGAGGGAG
It contains:
- the FASTK gene encoding fas-activated serine/threonine kinase isoform X3; this encodes MLRVLLSAQASSARLSGLLLLPPVQPCCLGPNKWGDHRPPGGGPHAGPVQGLQRLLEQARSPGELLRWLGQNPTKVRAHHYPVALRRLSQLLGSLPQPPPVEQATLQDLSQLIIRNCPSFDIHTIHVCLHLAALLADLPAQKTEMRRTEDSLTKTAGLQKSRAAPSLPPLTLCLSGFPSDGPLMCALEQERRFRLPPKPPPPLPPILRGGQRLEAALSCPRFQRRPQQHLIRSLAEARPEELTPHVMVLLAQHLARHRLREPQLLEAIAHFLVVQEAQLNSKVVQKLVLPFGRLNYVPLEQQFMPCLERILAREAGVAPLATVNILMSLCQLRCLPFRALHFVFSPGFINHVSGTPHALIVRRYLSLLDTAVELELPGYRGARLPRRQQVPIFPQPLITDRTRCKYSHKDIVAEGLRQLLGEEKYRQDLTVPPGYSTDFLLCVSSCGSVLPVRAQDPFLPYPPRSCPRATRDPAQRVVLMLRERWHFCRDGRVLLGSRALRERHLGLMGYQLLPLPFEELESQRGLPQLKSYLRQKLQALGLHWGPEGG
- the FASTK gene encoding fas-activated serine/threonine kinase isoform X4, with product MRRPRGEPGSRAPRPTEGATCAGPGESWSPAPNSMLRVLLSAQASSARLSGLLLLPPVQPCCLGPNKWGDHRPPGGGPHAGPVQGLQRLLEQPPPVEQATLQDLSQLIIRNCPSFDIHTIHVCLHLAALLADLPAQKTEMRRTEDSLTKTAGLQKSRAAPSLPPLTLCLSGFPSDGPLMCALEQERRFRLPPKPPPPLPPILRGGQRLEAALSCPRFQRRPQQHLIRSLAEARPEELTPHVMVLLAQHLARHRLREPQLLEAIAHFLVVQEAQLNSKVVQKLVLPFGRLNYVPLEQQFMPCLERILAREAGVAPLATVNILMSLCQLRCLPFRALHFVFSPGFINHVSGTPHALIVRRYLSLLDTAVELELPGYRGARLPRRQQVPIFPQPLITDRTRCKYSHKDIVAEGLRQLLGEEKYRQDLTVPPGYSTDFLLCVSSCGSVLPVRAQDPFLPYPPRSCPRATRDPAQRVVLMLRERWHFCRDGRVLLGSRALRERHLGLMGYQLLPLPFEELESQRGLPQLKSYLRQKLQALGLHWGPEGG
- the FASTK gene encoding fas-activated serine/threonine kinase isoform X5 — translated: MRRPRGEPGSRAPRPTEGATCAGPGESWSPAPNSMLRVLLSAQASSARLSGLLLLPPVQPCCLGPNKWGDHRPPGGGPHAGPVQGLQRLLEQARSPGELLRWLGQNPTKVRAHHYPVALRRLSQLLGSLPQPPPVEQATLQDLSQLIIRNCPSFDIHTIHVCLHLAALLGFPSDGPLMCALEQERRFRLPPKPPPPLPPILRGGQRLEAALSCPRFQRRPQQHLIRSLAEARPEELTPHVMVLLAQHLARHRLREPQLLEAIAHFLVVQEAQLNSKVVQKLVLPFGRLNYVPLEQQFMPCLERILAREAGVAPLATVNILMSLCQLRCLPFRALHFVFSPGFINHVSGTPHALIVRRYLSLLDTAVELELPGYRGARLPRRQQVPIFPQPLITDRTRCKYSHKDIVAEGLRQLLGEEKYRQDLTVPPGYSTDFLLCVSSCGSVLPVRAQDPFLPYPPRSCPRATRDPAQRVVLMLRERWHFCRDGRVLLGSRALRERHLGLMGYQLLPLPFEELESQRGLPQLKSYLRQKLQALGLHWGPEGG
- the FASTK gene encoding fas-activated serine/threonine kinase isoform X7, which gives rise to MRRPRGEPGSRAPRPTEGATCAGPGESCFPSDGPLMCALEQERRFRLPPKPPPPLPPILRGGQRLEAALSCPRFQRRPQQHLIRSLAEARPEELTPHVMVLLAQHLARHRLREPQLLEAIAHFLVVQEAQLNSKVVQKLVLPFGRLNYVPLEQQFMPCLERILAREAGVAPLATVNILMSLCQLRCLPFRALHFVFSPGFINHVSGTPHALIVRRYLSLLDTAVELELPGYRGARLPRRQQVPIFPQPLITDRTRCKYSHKDIVAEGLRQLLGEEKYRQDLTVPPGYSTDFLLCVSSCGSVLPVRAQDPFLPYPPRSCPRATRDPAQRVVLMLRERWHFCRDGRVLLGSRALRERHLGLMGYQLLPLPFEELESQRGLPQLKSYLRQKLQALGLHWGPEGG
- the FASTK gene encoding fas-activated serine/threonine kinase isoform X6, giving the protein MRRPRGEPGSRAPRPTEGATCAGPGESWSPAPNSMLRVLLSAQASSARLSGLLLLPPVQPCCLGPNKWGDHRPPGGGPHAGPVQGLQRLLEQARSPGELLRWLGQNPTKVRAHHYPVALRRLSQLLGSLPQPPPVEQATLQDLSQLIIRNCPSFDIHTIHVCLHLAALLGFPSDGPLMCALEQERRFRLPPKPPPPLPPILREARPEELTPHVMVLLAQHLARHRLREPQLLEAIAHFLVVQEAQLNSKVVQKLVLPFGRLNYVPLEQQFMPCLERILAREAGVAPLATVNILMSLCQLRCLPFRALHFVFSPGFINHVSGTPHALIVRRYLSLLDTAVELELPGYRGARLPRRQQVPIFPQPLITDRTRCKYSHKDIVAEGLRQLLGEEKYRQDLTVPPGYSTDFLLCVSSCGSVLPVRAQDPFLPYPPRSCPRATRDPAQRVVLMLRERWHFCRDGRVLLGSRALRERHLGLMGYQLLPLPFEELESQRGLPQLKSYLRQKLQALGLHWGPEGG
- the FASTK gene encoding fas-activated serine/threonine kinase isoform X2 translates to MMHVELLCKNSSARTLKDSDCSRKGSPAPNSMLRVLLSAQASSARLSGLLLLPPVQPCCLGPNKWGDHRPPGGGPHAGPVQGLQRLLEQARSPGELLRWLGQNPTKVRAHHYPVALRRLSQLLGSLPQPPPVEQATLQDLSQLIIRNCPSFDIHTIHVCLHLAALLADLPAQKTEMRRTEDSLTKTAGLQKSRAAPSLPPLTLCLSGFPSDGPLMCALEQERRFRLPPKPPPPLPPILRGGQRLEAALSCPRFQRRPQQHLIRSLAEARPEELTPHVMVLLAQHLARHRLREPQLLEAIAHFLVVQEAQLNSKVVQKLVLPFGRLNYVPLEQQFMPCLERILAREAGVAPLATVNILMSLCQLRCLPFRALHFVFSPGFINHVSGTPHALIVRRYLSLLDTAVELELPGYRGARLPRRQQVPIFPQPLITDRTRCKYSHKDIVAEGLRQLLGEEKYRQDLTVPPGYSTDFLLCVSSCGSVLPVRAQDPFLPYPPRSCPRATRDPAQRVVLMLRERWHFCRDGRVLLGSRALRERHLGLMGYQLLPLPFEELESQRGLPQLKSYLRQKLQALGLHWGPEGG
- the FASTK gene encoding fas-activated serine/threonine kinase isoform X1, translating into MRRPRGEPGSRAPRPTEGATCAGPGESWSPAPNSMLRVLLSAQASSARLSGLLLLPPVQPCCLGPNKWGDHRPPGGGPHAGPVQGLQRLLEQARSPGELLRWLGQNPTKVRAHHYPVALRRLSQLLGSLPQPPPVEQATLQDLSQLIIRNCPSFDIHTIHVCLHLAALLADLPAQKTEMRRTEDSLTKTAGLQKSRAAPSLPPLTLCLSGFPSDGPLMCALEQERRFRLPPKPPPPLPPILRGGQRLEAALSCPRFQRRPQQHLIRSLAEARPEELTPHVMVLLAQHLARHRLREPQLLEAIAHFLVVQEAQLNSKVVQKLVLPFGRLNYVPLEQQFMPCLERILAREAGVAPLATVNILMSLCQLRCLPFRALHFVFSPGFINHVSGTPHALIVRRYLSLLDTAVELELPGYRGARLPRRQQVPIFPQPLITDRTRCKYSHKDIVAEGLRQLLGEEKYRQDLTVPPGYSTDFLLCVSSCGSVLPVRAQDPFLPYPPRSCPRATRDPAQRVVLMLRERWHFCRDGRVLLGSRALRERHLGLMGYQLLPLPFEELESQRGLPQLKSYLRQKLQALGLHWGPEGG
- the TMUB1 gene encoding transmembrane and ubiquitin-like domain-containing protein 1 — encoded protein: MALIEGVGDEVTILFSVLACLLVLALAWVSTHTAEGADPLPQPSGTPTPAQPSEAMAVMDSIRGEAPGAETPGLRHRGQAAPPEPGVGLAATPPPPDSPQEPLVLRLKFLNDSEQVARAWPHDTIGSLKRTQFPGREQHVRLIYQGQLLGDDTQTLGSLHLPPNCVLHCHVSTRVGPPLPPCPPGSEPGPSGLEVGSLLLPLLLLLLLLLWYCQIQYRPFFPLTATLGLAGFTLLLSLLAFAMYRP